The DNA window TCGTTGTCGTGGGCCGCGTTGATCAGCTCGACGCAGGCGGCGCGGGCCCGCTCCGGCCAGTCGCCTCCGGCGGCGTCCGCGACGGCCAGGAGGGGCTCCCAGACGTCGGCAGGCCGGTCGGTGACGCCTTCGGGCATCTTGGGCCACGCTTCGGAGACCTGTTCGCGGACGGTGTCCGCCCATTTGGCGAGGCGGTCGCGCAGGGCGTGGCCCTGCTTCTCGTGGACGCGCCGGCGGTAGGGCTCGCACGTCTCGTTCGGAGCGCGCTTGCGCATGCGGATGATGACCGAGCGGGACAGGATCGTGTCGGGCAGGGAGCCGAGGCCGGCCATGGCGACCGCGCAGAACGACGAGAACCACGCGGCAGTCTGGTTGGCGCCTTCACCCACGCAGCGCAGGGAGTTGCCGCCGCGGCGGTAGCCGGAGTTCAAGAACCCGCGGACGGGTTCGTTGTCTCCGGCCTTGGGCCCGAACACGGTGTCGATCTCGTCGAAGAGGAGTGTCGGGGGACCTTCGGGCGCGTCGACCAGCCGGAAGAGCGCGTTCGGGGACGCGTTGACCGTGGTGGCGGCCCGGGGGGTCAGGGTTTCGATGATCTCCAGGGCGCGGGACTTGCCCGATCCGGGTTCGGGGGACAGGAACGCGATGCGGGCGGTGCCGTCGAACGCGTCGATGAGGTGGGCGTGCGCGTCCCACAGGGTGACCGCGACGTAGGCCGCTTCCCGCGGGAAGACGTTGAAGCGTCGGTGGAAGGCTTCCACTTCGTCGAGCAGAGCGGCGCCGTCGATGGGCGCGGCCGGGGGCTTGCGGTCGCTCATCAGGCGGCCTTCCCTTCCTTGGCGGGGGTGAGGTGGGGACACAGAGTGCGGTGCCGTTCGTGGTCGGCGATCAGCGCGAGCGCGCGGTCCTGCCCGGCGGCGAACAGGTCCCTGCCGCACGCGCACCAGGACCTGACGGACGGGGTCACGCCGCGTCCAGGCGCGACGATGTGGAGCCACGCGACGGGGCGGCGCCCGTCGTCGGCGCGAGGGTCAGGGCGAAGGGATGAAGGGACGCCTTCGGCGACGACCTTCGGCGCGCCACTCCCGTCCTGGGTGGGGGTCGGTTCGGCGGAGCTGATCCCGGCAGGGGTGGGGGCAGGGCTCTTAGCTGGGGGGTGTTGGCGGCGGCTCATGCTGTGCTCCGGCCGCCGGGGTTGTTGGCGATGGACCAGTTGAGGGCGCTGGTGATGGCGGAGCGGTATTCGTAGGGCTTCAGGCCGGCCGTTTCCCCCCCCCGGCTAAGAGCCTCTTCAACCTGGACGCGGTCGAGATCGCCGGACGCGATCAGCCGCCCCAGGGCCCGTGTGGCCCGTACGAGTGCGGCGTTCCGGCCGCCCTCGGCCGCCGCCGCCACGTTGGCTGTCTCGTTGCGTAGGGCGGCATCCGCGTACGCAGCCCTGCGTCCTGTGGGCTTTGCGGTGTGTTGCTGGAGCGGGACGGCCTTGATGCGGGGCGGCGCGGTGAGGCGGGCGTGCATCCAGGCGGGGAGGGTGGCGGGCGGCCGGTCGTCGGTGGTCTCGTAGCGGCCACCGGGGAGGGTGCTGCCGGGGGCAGCGACGTATCCGCCCCAGGCGCGGTGGTCGATGTGCCGGCCGAGGATGTCCTGGTTGGAACGGATCCTGGTGCCGGGCGGGGCGGTGAAGTACAGGTGCAGCCCGCCGGACGGGGTGGCCACCGTGTACGTGTCCGGGAGCGTTTCGCCCAGACTCGTGCACAGGTTGTGGAGGATCTCGCGGCCGTGGTGGGTGCCGGGTGGGTCGGACGGCTTGGGTGCGTCGAGGTCGATGACGACGAGTCCGGCGGGACCGGTCGCCAACCCGATGTTGAACGCCCCGGCCGCCCACGCGGTGCGGATCTTGCCGGGGTCGGTGGTGGCGCGCTGCTCGGGCTTGGCGTGCCCGGCGGTGCACTGTCCGGTGCGGGGGC is part of the Streptomyces subrutilus genome and encodes:
- a CDS encoding bifunctional DNA primase/polymerase, whose protein sequence is MNENALSTALALAERGWPVFPLRPRSKVSALHGETRCPRTGQCTAGHAKPEQRATTDPGKIRTAWAAGAFNIGLATGPAGLVVIDLDAPKPSDPPGTHHGREILHNLCTSLGETLPDTYTVATPSGGLHLYFTAPPGTRIRSNQDILGRHIDHRAWGGYVAAPGSTLPGGRYETTDDRPPATLPAWMHARLTAPPRIKAVPLQQHTAKPTGRRAAYADAALRNETANVAAAAEGGRNAALVRATRALGRLIASGDLDRVQVEEALSRGGETAGLKPYEYRSAITSALNWSIANNPGGRSTA
- a CDS encoding DUF3631 domain-containing protein, with protein sequence MSDRKPPAAPIDGAALLDEVEAFHRRFNVFPREAAYVAVTLWDAHAHLIDAFDGTARIAFLSPEPGSGKSRALEIIETLTPRAATTVNASPNALFRLVDAPEGPPTLLFDEIDTVFGPKAGDNEPVRGFLNSGYRRGGNSLRCVGEGANQTAAWFSSFCAVAMAGLGSLPDTILSRSVIIRMRKRAPNETCEPYRRRVHEKQGHALRDRLAKWADTVREQVSEAWPKMPEGVTDRPADVWEPLLAVADAAGGDWPERARAACVELINAAHDNEEASLGIRLLTDLRDRVFCGADRMPTAVILECLLSLDDSPWADLDDKPITSRTLAKMLGQYVTPANKPIRPRTFRMPSGTPKGYFAEDLSDAWTRYCPPPPLKSATSATSATSQATGGESVADSPIGIRNAAPETATLPLHIAG